The following are encoded together in the Sphaerodactylus townsendi isolate TG3544 linkage group LG14, MPM_Stown_v2.3, whole genome shotgun sequence genome:
- the OGFOD1 gene encoding prolyl 3-hydroxylase OGFOD1 — MMRRRRGSPVLVSGGSVSSPRAAARKKPRKRELRAEFSAALKEPLTREKVAASWARREGLQHEAIVLDPVPFCHCVIPNFIQNESFLEGLQKELLSLDFHEKCNDLYKFKQSDDLQKREEPHVAALRKVLFDEFRVWLSDVAQVKLEPTIDLSCAKYEYTDVLLCHDDELEGRRIAFILYLVPPWDRSDGGTLDLFSTDDHFQPQQIIKSLVPSWNSLVFFEVSPVSFHQVAEVLSKDKCRLSVSGWFHGPSIARPPCYIESPLPRTSHIPFDHEILYRWINPTYLEIDSQSRIQEEFEDRSEILLKDFLKADKFQLVCEALKKGGPKWNSRGPPNKRFYEQAEEESLPAILKDCMELFRSEAFFLLLSNFTGLKLHFLAPEEEEEEEEEMAAGGDPSSCTEGESSREESNGHNSAGELKGNSENDGCKSGSRIPQCAGELRHWTKGCYTLVHDAQTTEFALDLLLFCGCESWNVDWGGFTSYIAKDEDEELLTVNPEDNCLALVYRDRDTLKFVKYINHPSLKRTAAQAETTGFWDFCFVYYE, encoded by the exons ATGATGAGAAGGAGGCGGGGATCTCCCGTCCTGGTTAGCGGAGGGTCCGTCTCCTCGCCTAGGGCAGCTGCGAGAAAGAAGCCCCGCAAGCGGGAGTTGCGCGCAGAGTTTTCGGCTGCCCTGAAGGAGCCTCTCACGAGGGAGAAAGTGGCTGCCTCCTGGGCCCGCAGGGAAGGCCTCCAGCACG AGGCCATTGTGTTGGATCCTGTTCCCTTCTGCCACTGTGTCATCCCAAACTTCATCCAAAATGAGAGTTTCCTAGAAGGACTGCAGAAAGAGTTGCTGAGCCTGGATTTCCACGAAAAGTGCAACGACTTATACAAATTCAAGCAG TCAGATGACCTCCAGAAGAGAGAAGAACCCCACGTTGCAGCTTTAAG GAAGGTTCTCTTTGACGAGTTCCGGGTGTGGCTTTCAGATGTGGCCCAAGTGAAACTGGAGCCAACCATCGATTTGTCCTGTGCCAAATATGAATATACAG ATGTCCTGCTCTGTCACGATGATGAACTGGAGGGGCGGCGAATTGCCTTCATCCTCTACCTCGTGCCACCGTGGGACAGGAGCGATGGGGGCACTCTCGACCTTTTCAGTACAGATG ATCACTTCCAGCCTCAGCAGATCATCAAGTCACTGGTCCCTTCGTGGAACTCCCTGGTTTTCTTTGAAGTGTCGCCTGTCTCTTTTCACCAG gTGGCTGAAGTCCTTTCCAAAGACAAGTGTCGGTTGTCCGTGAGCGGCTGGTTTCACGGCCCCTCAATTGCCAGGCCTCCATGCTACATTGAGTCGCCCCTTCCACGGACTTCCCACATTCCTTTTGAT CACGAAATCTTGTATCGCTGGATCAATCCAACATATCTGGAGATCGATTCCCAGAGCCGGATCCAAGAGGAGTTTGAGGACCGGTCTGAGATCCTGCTGAAGGATTTTCTCAAG GCAGACAAATTCCAGCTGGTCTGTGAGGCTCTGAAGAAGGGAGGACCCAAATGGAACAGCAGGGGGCCCCCTAACAAAAG GTTTTATGAGCAAGCAGAAGAGGAGAGCCTGCCAGCCATTTTGAAGGACTGCATGGAGCTGTTCCGTTCAGAGgccttcttcctgcttctttccaACTTCACAGGCTTGAAGCTGCATTTCTTAgcacctgaggaggaggaggaagaggaagaagaaatggCGGCAGGAGGAGATCCTTCTAGCTGCACAGAAGGGGAAAGCAGTCGAGAGGAAAGCAACGGGCACAATAGTGCAGGGGAGCTAAAGGGAAACTCTGAAAACGATGGATGCAAAAGTG GCTCAAGAATCCCTCAGTGTGCTGGAGAGCTGAGACACTGGACCAAAGGCTGCTACACCCTTGTCCACGATGCCCAGACAACGGAGTTCGCCTTGGATCTACTGCTCTTCTGCGGCTGTGAAA GTTGGAATGTGGACTGGGGAGGCTTCACTTCATACATTGCAAAGGATGAAGATGAAGAG CTGCTGACTGTCAACCCAGAGGACAACTGTTTGGCTTTGGTTTACCGAGACCGGGATACACTGAAATTTGTAAAATACATCAACCACCCTAGCTTGAAGCGGACAGCAGCACAAGCCGAGACAACTGGATTTtgggatttctgttttgtttactatGAATAA